The following coding sequences lie in one Mycobacterium gordonae genomic window:
- a CDS encoding glycerol-3-phosphate 1-O-acyltransferase, with amino-acid sequence MTKPAADTSAVLTAEDSLVLASMDTPVEMELVMDWLGQQRGRLPGTKFDVLKLPPRSAPRGALTALVEKLESCDDRSIVPVRVFWLPAADRGKVAKVAALLPGRDPYHPNQRQQRRILRTEPWRARVVAGESASVSELRRQWRDTTVGENTQEFAEFVTRRALLALARAEYRILGPQYKSPRLVKPEMLASARFRAGLEKIPGATVEEAGRMLDELATGWSQASVDVISVLGKMLSRGFDPDFDYDEYQVAAMRAELESHPAVLLFSHRSYIDGAVVPVAMQDNRLPPVHMFGGINLSFGVMGPLMRRSGTIFIRRNIGDNPLYKYVLKEYVGYIVEKRFNLSWSIEGTRSRTGKMLPPKLGLMSYVADAYLDGRSEDILLQGVSICFDQLHEIAEYAAYAQGAEKTPEGFSWLYNFIKAQGERNYGKIYVRFPEAVSMRQYLGPPNGPLAADPAAKRLALQKMSFEVAWRILQCTPVTATGLVSALLLTTRGMALTLDQLHHTLQDSLDYLDRKHTPVSTSALRLRSREGVRAAVDALSNGHPVTRVDSGRQPVWYIAPADEHAAAFYRNSVIHAFLETSIVELALAHARDASGDRVEAFWAQALRLRDLLKFDFYFADSAAFRANIAEELAWHQDWEAQLAAGGEAVEKMLYAKRPLMSDAMLRVFFEAYEIVADVLRDAPPDISQKELTDLALGLGRQYVAQGRVRSSESVSTLLFATARQVVADQDLIAPAPDLAERRVAFRRELRDVLRDFAYVEQIARNQFVAREFTMRQRRSDEHRDD; translated from the coding sequence GTGACCAAACCGGCCGCCGACACCAGCGCAGTCCTGACTGCCGAAGATTCGCTGGTACTCGCGTCCATGGACACTCCCGTGGAAATGGAACTGGTCATGGACTGGCTCGGCCAGCAGCGTGGCCGCCTGCCCGGGACCAAGTTCGACGTTCTCAAGCTGCCGCCTCGCAGTGCGCCGCGGGGCGCGCTGACCGCGCTGGTCGAGAAACTCGAATCCTGTGACGACCGGTCCATCGTGCCGGTGCGCGTCTTCTGGCTGCCCGCCGCAGACCGGGGCAAGGTGGCCAAGGTGGCCGCCTTGCTTCCGGGCCGGGACCCCTACCATCCCAACCAACGTCAGCAGCGGCGCATACTTCGCACCGAGCCGTGGCGGGCGCGGGTGGTTGCCGGTGAGTCGGCCAGCGTGTCCGAACTCCGCCGACAATGGCGTGACACGACCGTCGGCGAGAACACCCAGGAATTCGCGGAATTCGTGACTCGCCGCGCGTTGCTGGCTCTGGCACGCGCGGAGTACCGGATCCTGGGGCCGCAGTACAAATCGCCGCGCCTGGTCAAACCGGAGATGTTGGCCTCGGCGCGATTCCGGGCCGGGCTGGAGAAGATCCCCGGCGCCACGGTCGAGGAAGCCGGCCGCATGCTCGACGAACTGGCGACCGGATGGAGCCAGGCATCGGTGGACGTGATCTCGGTGCTGGGCAAGATGCTCAGCCGCGGATTCGACCCGGACTTCGACTACGACGAGTACCAGGTCGCGGCCATGCGCGCCGAGTTGGAATCTCATCCGGCGGTGTTGCTGTTCTCGCACCGGTCCTACATCGACGGCGCCGTGGTACCGGTTGCCATGCAGGACAACCGGTTACCGCCGGTGCACATGTTCGGCGGGATCAACTTGTCGTTCGGTGTGATGGGCCCCCTGATGCGCCGCTCCGGGACGATATTCATCCGCCGCAACATCGGCGACAACCCGTTGTACAAGTACGTGCTCAAGGAGTACGTGGGCTATATCGTCGAGAAGCGGTTCAATCTGAGCTGGTCGATCGAAGGCACCCGCTCGCGGACCGGGAAGATGTTGCCGCCCAAGCTCGGTCTGATGAGCTACGTGGCCGACGCCTACCTGGACGGCCGCAGCGAAGACATTCTGCTGCAAGGTGTTTCGATCTGTTTCGACCAGTTGCACGAGATCGCCGAATACGCGGCCTACGCCCAGGGCGCCGAGAAGACGCCGGAGGGCTTCAGCTGGCTTTACAACTTCATCAAGGCACAGGGCGAACGCAACTACGGCAAGATCTACGTCCGCTTTCCCGAAGCGGTGTCGATGCGACAGTATCTCGGACCGCCCAACGGTCCGCTGGCCGCCGATCCCGCCGCCAAACGCCTTGCGCTGCAGAAGATGTCGTTCGAGGTTGCCTGGCGGATCCTGCAGTGCACGCCGGTGACCGCTACGGGCCTGGTGTCCGCGCTGCTGCTCACCACCCGCGGGATGGCCTTGACGCTCGATCAGTTGCATCACACACTGCAGGACTCGCTGGACTACCTCGACCGCAAGCACACGCCGGTGTCGACGAGTGCACTGCGGCTGCGGTCGCGCGAAGGGGTGCGTGCCGCGGTCGACGCACTCTCCAACGGGCACCCGGTCACTCGTGTCGACAGCGGCCGGCAACCGGTGTGGTACATCGCCCCTGCCGACGAACACGCCGCGGCCTTCTACCGGAACTCGGTGATCCACGCATTCCTGGAGACCTCGATCGTGGAGCTGGCGCTCGCCCACGCCCGCGACGCCTCCGGTGACCGGGTCGAGGCGTTCTGGGCTCAGGCACTGCGATTACGCGATCTGCTGAAGTTCGATTTCTACTTCGCCGACTCGGCGGCCTTTCGGGCCAATATCGCCGAAGAGCTGGCCTGGCACCAGGATTGGGAAGCCCAGCTGGCCGCCGGGGGAGAGGCCGTCGAGAAGATGCTGTACGCCAAGCGGCCCTTGATGTCAGATGCCATGCTGCGGGTGTTCTTTGAGGCCTACGAGATCGTGGCCGACGTGCTGCGCGACGCCCCGCCGGACATCAGCCAGAAGGAGCTGACCGATCTCGCGTTGGGGCTCGGCCGGCAGTACGTGGCGCAGGGCCGGGTTCGCAGCAGCGAATCGGTGTCGACGCTGTTGTTCGCCACCGCCCGGCAGGTGGTCGCCGACCAGGATCTGATCGCGCCGGCCCCCGACCTGGCCGAACGCCGGGTCGCCTTTCGGCGTGAACTGCGAGACGTCCTCCGGGATTTCGCCTACGTCGAGCAGATCGCCCGCAACCAGTTCGTCGCTCGCGAGTTCACGATGAGGCAGCGGCGCTCGGACGAGCATCGGGACGACTAG
- a CDS encoding single-stranded DNA-binding protein — MFETWMTVVGHIVNDPQRRRVGNEELIKFRVASNSRRRTGDGGWEPGNSLFITVNCWGRLVTGVGAALSKGAPVIAVGHVYTSEYEDRDGNRRSSTEMRATAVGPDLARAIVRIEKPSYTGPQPVDKLAAQEAGVAADSSEAAAPCSTADGTEGAAALPLSA, encoded by the coding sequence ATGTTCGAAACATGGATGACCGTCGTCGGCCACATCGTCAATGACCCTCAGCGCCGGCGCGTGGGGAACGAAGAACTGATCAAGTTCCGGGTGGCCAGCAACTCACGCCGACGCACCGGCGACGGCGGCTGGGAGCCGGGCAATTCGCTGTTCATCACCGTCAACTGCTGGGGCCGGCTGGTCACCGGGGTGGGTGCCGCGCTGAGTAAGGGTGCTCCTGTGATCGCGGTAGGCCACGTCTACACCAGCGAGTACGAGGACCGCGACGGCAACCGCCGCTCGTCGACGGAGATGCGGGCGACCGCGGTCGGGCCGGACCTGGCACGCGCCATCGTGCGTATCGAGAAGCCGAGCTACACCGGTCCTCAGCCGGTCGACAAATTGGCCGCCCAAGAAGCCGGCGTCGCTGCCGACTCGAGCGAAGCCGCGGCCCCCTGCAGCACCGCCGACGGCACCGAGGGGGCCGCAGCGCTGCCACTGTCGGCCTAG
- a CDS encoding putative bifunctional diguanylate cyclase/phosphodiesterase produces MQDYAIPHRLDQIVTAVANQLIAADAGTSVEVSRRVLAYLVDQLGVDVSFLRHNDHDIDATRLVAEWPPRHDIPDPDPLALIYFADADPVFASAKYAKEPLVLRPDPASDDYQQRIREGRQIMETSLAAVPLISAEVTTGVLGFVKYGDREWHQAELNALMAIGSLFAQVQARVAAETQLRHLADHDDLTGLHNRRALLRHLDQRLAAGQRGPVAALFLDLDRLKTINDYLGHAAGDQFIQVFAQRLRSACVSDSLIARLGGDEFVIVPPPPMSPDAAVRFAERLSDQFKEHVSIGGEVLTRTVSIGTACATPGIDTPSNLIRRADQAVLAAKHAGGDGVAAFTADMSQRSELRNDIELHLRSGIESDALRLVYLPEVDLRTRSIIGVEALVRWQHPTRGLLPPDLFIPVAESVNLAGELDRWVLRSACQEFAGWRSAGLGRDLVLRINVSPGQLVTGGFVDFVADTISQHGLGASSVCLEITENVIVQDLQAARATLAGLKAIGVGIAIDDFGTGYSAMSLLQTLPIDTLKIDRGFVRRLGAEASDLVIVRGIMVLARGFNLNVVAEGVETAEAAQVLIDHQCYRGQGFLYSPPVTGAAMRHMLAR; encoded by the coding sequence ATGCAGGATTACGCCATACCGCATCGGCTCGACCAGATCGTCACCGCCGTCGCCAACCAACTCATCGCTGCCGACGCCGGCACGTCGGTCGAGGTCAGCCGGCGGGTGCTGGCCTATCTGGTGGACCAGTTGGGCGTCGATGTCAGCTTCCTGCGTCACAACGATCACGACATCGACGCGACGAGGCTGGTGGCCGAATGGCCGCCGCGCCATGACATACCGGACCCCGATCCGCTTGCGCTGATCTATTTCGCCGATGCTGACCCGGTGTTCGCGTCGGCCAAGTACGCCAAGGAGCCGCTGGTCCTTCGGCCGGATCCGGCCTCCGACGACTACCAACAACGCATCCGGGAAGGCCGCCAGATCATGGAAACGTCCCTGGCCGCCGTGCCGCTGATCTCGGCGGAGGTCACGACCGGCGTGCTGGGGTTCGTCAAGTACGGCGATCGGGAGTGGCACCAGGCCGAACTGAACGCACTGATGGCGATCGGCAGCCTGTTCGCCCAAGTGCAGGCTCGGGTGGCCGCCGAAACGCAGCTCCGCCACCTCGCCGACCACGACGATCTGACCGGCCTCCACAATCGTCGGGCGCTGCTACGCCATCTTGACCAGCGACTGGCTGCCGGCCAACGCGGCCCCGTCGCCGCGTTGTTCCTCGACCTCGACCGCCTGAAGACCATCAACGATTACCTGGGCCACGCCGCCGGAGACCAGTTCATCCAGGTGTTCGCCCAGCGACTTCGTTCGGCGTGCGTCAGTGACAGCCTGATCGCACGACTGGGCGGCGACGAATTCGTCATAGTGCCACCGCCCCCGATGAGCCCCGATGCCGCGGTGCGCTTCGCCGAGCGACTCAGCGACCAGTTCAAGGAACACGTGTCCATCGGTGGCGAAGTGCTCACCCGTACCGTCAGCATCGGCACCGCGTGCGCCACGCCCGGAATAGACACGCCGTCGAACCTCATCCGCCGGGCGGATCAAGCCGTCCTGGCGGCCAAGCACGCCGGCGGCGACGGCGTCGCGGCCTTCACAGCGGACATGTCCCAACGAAGCGAACTGCGCAACGATATCGAGTTGCACCTGCGCAGCGGTATCGAATCCGACGCATTGCGGCTGGTCTATCTGCCCGAGGTGGACCTGCGGACCCGCTCGATCATCGGGGTGGAAGCCCTGGTCCGCTGGCAGCACCCGACCCGTGGCTTGCTGCCACCCGATCTGTTCATTCCGGTCGCCGAATCCGTCAATCTCGCAGGCGAATTGGATAGATGGGTGTTGCGTTCGGCCTGTCAGGAATTCGCGGGCTGGCGGTCCGCCGGACTGGGCCGTGATCTGGTGCTGCGAATCAATGTCTCGCCCGGTCAGCTGGTGACCGGGGGATTTGTGGACTTCGTCGCGGACACCATCAGCCAGCATGGTCTGGGCGCCTCCTCGGTGTGTCTGGAAATCACCGAGAACGTCATCGTCCAAGACCTACAAGCGGCCCGCGCCACCCTGGCCGGACTCAAAGCCATCGGAGTCGGGATCGCGATCGACGACTTCGGCACCGGATACAGCGCTATGTCGCTGCTGCAAACGCTTCCTATCGACACGCTCAAGATCGACAGGGGGTTCGTGCGGCGGCTCGGCGCCGAGGCCAGCGATCTGGTCATCGTGCGCGGGATCATGGTTCTCGCCCGTGGCTTCAACCTCAACGTGGTGGCCGAGGGTGTCGAAACCGCGGAAGCCGCACAGGTGCTCATCGATCATCAGTGCTACCGCGGACAAGGGTTTCTGTACTCGCCGCCGGTGACCGGTGCGGCCATGCGGCACATGCTGGCCAGGTAG
- a CDS encoding esterase LipQ: MCIASVTARCSQAGAEALRQGAQLAADARGISRAGAVLLRGSPFAVGWIAGWLATEFPPHVLTGHALSRVAPTAINRVGTTWAAQRADRALSAALEASFGSDFREQVFHPTTNPALGVRRGILPKPKPGPHRRYAAKTSDISYGPGGTEHLLDIWRRPDLAPGHRAPVLIQVPGGAWSVNGKRPQAYTLMSRMVELGWICVSINYSKSPRAKFPAHIIDVKRAIAWVRENIGDYGGDSDFIAITGGSAGGHLASLAALTPNDPRFQPGFERADTTVQAAAPYYGVYDFTDLDNMHEMMMPFLEHFVMNARFADEPEHFSAASPISYVHRDAPPFFLLHGDRDQLAPIGQARAFCAALQGAGAGTVAYAELANAHHAFDITPTVRSRLAAEAVSDFLGVVYGRRESALMGSLALSASPAS, encoded by the coding sequence ATGTGTATTGCAAGTGTGACCGCGCGGTGCTCGCAAGCGGGTGCCGAGGCGTTGCGCCAGGGTGCGCAGCTCGCGGCCGACGCCCGGGGTATCTCCCGGGCCGGCGCGGTACTGCTGCGTGGCTCGCCTTTCGCCGTGGGTTGGATCGCCGGATGGCTGGCCACCGAGTTCCCGCCGCACGTGCTGACTGGGCACGCGTTGTCCCGGGTGGCGCCGACGGCGATCAACCGCGTCGGCACCACGTGGGCCGCGCAGCGTGCGGACCGTGCGCTGTCCGCCGCGCTCGAAGCGTCGTTCGGGTCGGACTTCCGTGAGCAGGTGTTCCACCCGACCACCAACCCGGCGTTGGGCGTGCGCCGCGGCATACTGCCCAAGCCCAAGCCGGGTCCGCACCGCCGCTACGCGGCGAAGACGTCGGACATCTCCTACGGTCCGGGGGGCACCGAGCATCTGCTCGACATCTGGCGTCGTCCCGACCTGGCTCCTGGGCACCGGGCCCCGGTGCTGATCCAGGTTCCCGGCGGCGCATGGAGCGTCAACGGCAAGCGTCCGCAGGCGTACACCCTGATGAGCCGGATGGTCGAACTCGGCTGGATCTGTGTGTCGATCAACTACAGCAAGAGCCCGCGCGCCAAGTTCCCCGCTCACATCATCGACGTCAAGCGCGCGATCGCCTGGGTCCGGGAGAACATCGGCGACTACGGCGGCGACTCCGACTTCATTGCGATCACCGGCGGGTCAGCGGGCGGTCACCTGGCTTCCCTGGCGGCGCTCACCCCGAACGACCCGAGGTTCCAGCCGGGGTTCGAACGTGCCGACACCACGGTGCAGGCCGCGGCGCCGTATTACGGCGTCTACGACTTCACCGACCTGGACAACATGCACGAGATGATGATGCCGTTCCTGGAGCACTTCGTGATGAACGCCAGGTTCGCCGACGAGCCGGAACACTTCTCCGCGGCATCGCCGATCTCCTACGTTCATCGCGACGCTCCACCGTTCTTCCTGCTGCACGGAGACCGGGACCAGCTGGCTCCCATCGGCCAGGCGCGGGCCTTCTGCGCGGCGTTGCAGGGGGCCGGTGCCGGCACGGTCGCCTATGCCGAACTGGCCAACGCGCACCACGCCTTCGACATCACCCCGACGGTGCGGTCCCGGCTGGCCGCCGAGGCTGTGTCCGACTTCCTGGGTGTCGTCTACGGACGGCGGGAAAGCGCGCTGATGGGTTCGTTGGCGCTGTCTGCTTCACCCGCCAGCTGA
- a CDS encoding HAD-IB family hydrolase/lysophospholipid acyltransferase family protein, which produces MSAGDQKDAAAPARDLRLPGSVAEIMASPPGPKVGAFFDLDGTLVAGFTAVILTQERLRRRDMGVGELLSMIQGALNHTLGRIEFEELIGKASMALAGRLLDDLDEIGERLFNQRIESRIYPEMRELVRAHVARGHTVVLSSSALTIQVNPVARFLGISNTLTNKFETNEDGLLTGGVVKPILWGPGKAAAVQRFAAEHDIDLKDSYFYADGDEDVALMYLVGNPRPTNPEGKMAAVAKRRGWPILKFDSRGGVGLRRQIRTLAGFGSMVPVAAGAVGLGLLTRNRRRGVNFFTSNFSSLLLATCGVHLKVVGEENLTAQRPAVFIFNHRNQVDPIISGALVKDNWVGVGKKELQRDPIMGTMGKLLDGVFIDRDDPDSAVEMLHTVEDRARNGLSIVIAPEGTRLDTTEVGPFKKGPFRIAMAAGIPIVPIVIRNAEIVASRNSTTLNPGTVDVAVFPPISVQDWTLDTLSERIAEVRQLYLDTLADWPYDGLPEVDLYQQKPAAPAAKKAPTKKAPAAKKAPAKKAAAQKAPAKKAAGKKAAGKKAAAKKAPAKSAVVTRAPEPTPNKTPHESSVDPTSVTERRQENPDQSDSSTSTT; this is translated from the coding sequence ATGAGCGCCGGCGACCAGAAGGACGCGGCAGCGCCGGCCAGGGATCTGCGACTGCCCGGTTCGGTTGCCGAGATCATGGCCAGCCCACCGGGTCCGAAGGTCGGTGCCTTTTTCGACCTCGACGGCACCTTGGTGGCCGGCTTCACCGCCGTCATCCTCACCCAGGAGCGGCTGCGTCGCCGTGACATGGGTGTGGGGGAGTTGCTGAGCATGATCCAGGGTGCGCTCAACCACACGTTGGGTCGCATCGAGTTCGAGGAGCTGATTGGCAAGGCGTCCATGGCGCTGGCCGGGCGGTTGTTGGACGACCTGGACGAGATCGGGGAGCGGCTGTTTAATCAGCGGATCGAATCCCGGATCTATCCCGAGATGCGGGAATTGGTGCGCGCGCATGTGGCGCGCGGCCATACCGTGGTGCTCAGCTCGTCCGCACTGACCATCCAGGTCAACCCGGTGGCGCGATTCCTGGGCATCTCGAACACGCTCACCAACAAATTCGAGACGAACGAGGACGGGCTGCTCACTGGCGGCGTGGTCAAGCCGATCCTGTGGGGTCCGGGCAAAGCCGCTGCGGTGCAACGTTTTGCGGCCGAGCATGACATCGATTTGAAGGACAGTTACTTCTACGCCGACGGTGACGAGGACGTCGCGTTGATGTATCTGGTCGGCAATCCGCGCCCGACCAACCCCGAGGGCAAGATGGCCGCGGTGGCCAAGCGCCGCGGCTGGCCAATCCTGAAGTTCGACAGCCGGGGCGGCGTCGGGTTGCGTCGCCAGATCCGTACCCTGGCCGGCTTCGGCTCGATGGTTCCGGTAGCGGCCGGCGCGGTGGGACTGGGCCTGTTGACTCGCAACCGGCGCCGGGGCGTGAATTTTTTCACCTCGAACTTCTCGTCGTTGCTGCTGGCCACCTGCGGGGTACACCTGAAAGTCGTCGGCGAGGAGAACCTGACCGCCCAGCGGCCGGCGGTCTTCATCTTCAATCACCGCAACCAGGTCGACCCGATCATCTCCGGTGCCCTGGTGAAGGACAACTGGGTGGGCGTGGGTAAGAAGGAACTACAACGCGACCCGATCATGGGCACCATGGGCAAGTTGCTCGACGGGGTGTTCATCGACCGCGACGACCCGGACTCCGCGGTGGAGATGCTGCACACCGTCGAAGACCGCGCCCGCAACGGCCTGTCCATCGTCATCGCCCCCGAGGGCACCCGGCTGGACACCACCGAGGTCGGCCCGTTCAAGAAGGGGCCGTTCCGGATCGCGATGGCGGCGGGAATTCCCATCGTCCCCATCGTGATCCGCAATGCCGAGATCGTCGCGTCGCGCAACTCCACCACGCTGAACCCCGGCACCGTGGATGTCGCGGTGTTCCCGCCGATTTCGGTCCAGGACTGGACGTTGGACACGTTGTCCGAACGCATCGCCGAGGTCCGTCAGCTCTACCTCGACACCCTGGCGGACTGGCCGTATGACGGGCTGCCCGAGGTGGACCTGTACCAGCAGAAGCCCGCGGCTCCGGCAGCGAAGAAGGCGCCGACGAAGAAGGCTCCGGCAGCGAAGAAGGCACCGGCGAAGAAGGCCGCCGCCCAGAAAGCTCCCGCCAAAAAGGCCGCCGGCAAAAAGGCGGCCGGCAAGAAGGCAGCTGCGAAGAAGGCGCCGGCGAAAAGCGCCGTCGTCACGAGGGCGCCAGAGCCGACACCGAACAAGACTCCGCACGAATCCAGCGTGGACCCGACGTCGGTAACCGAGAGGCGACAGGAAAACCCGGACCAGTCCGACTCGTCGACCTCGACGACCTGA
- a CDS encoding WS/DGAT/MGAT family O-acyltransferase: MAEAVGLSDELGPVDYLLHRGEANPRTRSGIMALELLDTTPDWNRFRSRFESASRKMLRLRQKVVVPTLPTAAPRWVVDPDFNLDFHVRRVRVSEPGTLREVFDLAEVMLQSPLDISRPLWTATLVEGLADGKAATLLHLSHAITDGVGSVEMFAEIYDLERDPEPRPLPPQPIPQDLSPNDLMRQGINHLPMAIVGGALGALTGAVSVAGKAVLDPLSTVSGILGYATSGARVLNRAAEPSPLLRRRSLASRTEAIDIRLSDLHKAAKAGGGSINDAYLAGLCGALRRYHVALGVPISTLPMAVPVNLRAEGDAAGGNQFTGVNLAAPVGTVDPVARIKKIRAQMTQRREEPAMNIIGSMAPVLSVLPTAVLEGISSSVIGNDVQASNVPVYPGDTYIAGAKITRQYGIGPLPGVAMMVVLISRGGWCTITVRYDRAAVQNDALWAQCLLEAFDEILALAGDPPPHALAASFEGEQIASARAGSGS, encoded by the coding sequence ATGGCTGAAGCCGTGGGGTTGTCAGACGAGCTCGGACCGGTTGACTATCTGCTGCACCGCGGTGAAGCCAATCCGCGGACGCGCTCGGGGATCATGGCGCTGGAGCTGCTCGACACCACGCCGGATTGGAACCGTTTCCGGTCCCGCTTCGAGAGTGCTTCCCGCAAGATGCTGCGGTTACGGCAGAAGGTCGTGGTGCCGACGCTGCCGACGGCGGCGCCCCGCTGGGTCGTTGACCCCGACTTCAATCTCGACTTCCATGTGCGACGGGTCCGGGTGTCCGAACCCGGCACGCTGCGCGAGGTGTTCGATCTCGCCGAAGTGATGTTGCAGTCTCCGCTGGACATTTCCCGGCCGCTGTGGACGGCCACCCTGGTCGAAGGGCTGGCCGACGGGAAGGCGGCGACGCTGCTGCACCTCAGCCATGCGATCACCGATGGGGTCGGCAGTGTCGAGATGTTCGCCGAAATCTATGACTTGGAGCGCGATCCGGAGCCCAGACCGCTTCCCCCGCAACCCATTCCGCAGGATCTGAGCCCCAACGACCTGATGCGCCAAGGCATCAACCACCTACCCATGGCGATCGTCGGCGGCGCACTCGGCGCGTTGACCGGAGCCGTGTCAGTGGCCGGAAAAGCGGTGCTCGATCCGTTGTCCACGGTGTCCGGGATCCTGGGCTATGCCACCTCGGGCGCGCGGGTGTTGAACCGGGCCGCCGAACCGTCGCCGCTGCTACGCCGGCGCAGCCTCGCCAGTCGTACCGAAGCGATCGACATCCGGCTGTCCGACCTACACAAGGCGGCAAAGGCCGGTGGAGGATCCATCAACGACGCATATCTCGCCGGTCTGTGCGGAGCGCTGCGGCGCTATCACGTCGCCCTCGGTGTGCCGATCAGCACGCTGCCGATGGCGGTTCCGGTGAACCTGCGCGCCGAAGGCGATGCGGCCGGCGGTAACCAGTTCACCGGAGTCAACCTCGCGGCCCCGGTCGGCACCGTCGATCCGGTGGCCCGGATCAAGAAGATCCGGGCGCAAATGACTCAACGCCGCGAAGAGCCCGCGATGAACATCATCGGGTCCATGGCGCCGGTGCTCAGCGTGCTGCCGACCGCGGTGCTGGAGGGGATCAGCAGTTCGGTGATCGGCAACGACGTCCAGGCCAGCAACGTCCCGGTCTATCCGGGCGACACCTACATCGCCGGCGCAAAGATTACGCGGCAGTACGGCATCGGCCCGTTGCCCGGCGTGGCGATGATGGTCGTGCTGATCTCCCGGGGTGGATGGTGCACTATCACCGTGCGCTACGACCGGGCCGCCGTGCAAAACGACGCGCTGTGGGCGCAGTGCCTGCTGGAGGCCTTCGACGAGATCCTCGCACTGGCCGGTGATCCGCCACCGCACGCGCTGGCGGCATCGTTCGAGGGCGAGCAGATCGCCTCCGCACGGGCAGGGTCGGGCTCATGA
- the ettA gene encoding energy-dependent translational throttle protein EttA, whose amino-acid sequence MAEFIYTMKKVRKAHGDKVILDDVTLSFYPGAKIGVVGPNGAGKSSVLRIMAGLDKPNNGDAFLATGATVGILQQEPPLNEEKTVRGNVEEGLGEIKVKLDRFNEVAELMATDYSDELMEEMGRLQEDLDHADAWDLDSQLEQAMDALRCPPPDEPVTNLSGGERRRVALCKLLLSKPDLLLLDEPTNHLDAESVQWLEQHLASYAGAILAVTHDRYFLDNVAEWILELDRGRAYPYEGNYSTYLEKKAERIAVQGRKDAKLQKRLQEELAWVRSGAKARQAKSKARLQRYEEMAAEAEKSRKLDFEEIQIPVGPRLGSVVVEVEHLDKGFEGRTLIKDLSFTLPRNGIVGVIGPNGVGKTTLFKTIVGLEQPDSGTVKVGDTVKLSYVDQTRAGIDPKKTVWQVVSDGLDYIQVGQTEVPSRAYVSAFGFKGPDQQKPAGVLSGGERNRLNLALTLKQGGNLILLDEPTNDLDVETLSSLENALVNFPGCAVVISHDRWFLDRTCTHILAWEGDTDNEAKWFWFEGNFGAYEENKVERLGAEAARPHRVTHRKLTRD is encoded by the coding sequence ATGGCTGAGTTCATCTACACGATGAAGAAGGTCCGCAAGGCGCACGGCGACAAGGTGATTCTCGACGATGTGACGTTGAGCTTCTATCCGGGCGCCAAGATCGGCGTCGTCGGCCCCAACGGGGCGGGCAAGTCGAGCGTCTTGCGGATCATGGCCGGGCTGGACAAGCCGAACAACGGCGACGCCTTCCTGGCAACCGGTGCGACGGTTGGCATCCTGCAACAGGAGCCACCACTGAACGAGGAGAAGACGGTCCGCGGCAACGTGGAGGAGGGCCTGGGCGAGATCAAGGTGAAGCTGGACCGCTTCAACGAGGTCGCCGAGCTGATGGCCACCGACTACTCCGACGAGCTGATGGAGGAGATGGGCCGGCTGCAGGAGGACCTGGACCACGCCGACGCGTGGGACCTGGACTCTCAGCTGGAGCAGGCCATGGATGCGCTGCGCTGCCCGCCGCCGGACGAACCGGTCACCAACCTCTCTGGGGGCGAGCGTCGCCGCGTGGCGCTGTGCAAGTTGCTGCTGTCCAAGCCCGACCTGCTGCTGCTTGACGAGCCGACCAACCACTTGGACGCCGAAAGCGTGCAGTGGCTCGAGCAGCACTTGGCCAGCTACGCCGGGGCGATCCTGGCGGTCACCCATGACCGCTACTTCCTGGACAACGTGGCCGAATGGATTCTGGAACTCGACCGCGGCCGCGCCTATCCCTATGAAGGCAACTACTCCACCTACCTGGAGAAGAAGGCCGAGCGGATCGCGGTGCAGGGCCGCAAGGACGCCAAGTTGCAGAAGCGGTTGCAGGAGGAGCTGGCCTGGGTCCGCTCGGGCGCCAAGGCACGTCAGGCCAAGAGCAAGGCGCGGTTGCAGCGCTACGAGGAGATGGCAGCTGAGGCCGAGAAGTCGCGCAAACTCGACTTCGAGGAGATTCAGATCCCGGTCGGGCCGCGGCTGGGCTCGGTGGTGGTCGAGGTCGAGCACCTCGACAAGGGCTTCGAAGGCCGGACCCTGATCAAGGATCTGTCCTTCACCCTGCCGCGCAACGGCATCGTCGGGGTCATCGGCCCCAACGGTGTCGGCAAGACCACGCTGTTCAAGACCATCGTCGGCCTCGAACAACCCGACAGCGGCACCGTCAAGGTCGGCGACACCGTCAAGCTGAGCTATGTCGACCAGACCCGCGCGGGCATCGACCCGAAGAAGACGGTGTGGCAGGTGGTCTCCGACGGGCTGGACTACATCCAGGTCGGCCAGACCGAAGTGCCGTCGCGGGCCTACGTATCCGCCTTCGGGTTCAAGGGCCCCGACCAGCAGAAACCTGCGGGAGTGCTGTCCGGTGGTGAGCGCAACCGGCTGAACCTGGCACTCACCCTCAAGCAGGGTGGCAACCTGATCCTGCTCGACGAACCGACCAACGACCTGGACGTGGAAACGCTGAGTTCGCTGGAGAACGCGCTGGTCAACTTTCCCGGCTGCGCGGTGGTGATCTCCCACGACCGGTGGTTCCTGGACCGGACCTGCACCCACATCCTGGCGTGGGAAGGCGACACCGACAACGAGGCCAAATGGTTCTGGTTCGAGGGCAACTTCGGCGCATACGAGGAAAACAAAGTCGAGCGACTCGGCGCCGAAGCCGCGCGTCCGCACAGGGTGACCCACCGCAAGCTGACACGGGACTAA